From a region of the Oryza sativa Japonica Group chromosome 6, ASM3414082v1 genome:
- the LOC4341902 gene encoding probable cadmium/zinc-transporting ATPase HMA1, chloroplastic encodes MQLLTAASASASSAAASPPSAHLLRLSRPPPFPHLRRRCAPHLPSKPLNLAARSPLLLARRSLPFAPRAHGDHHHGHHHHHHGHGHSHHHGPEVHGSGGGAAVMRVAKAIGWADVADALREHLQLCCISLGLLLIAAACPHIPVLNSVRRLQDALIAVAFPLVGVSAALDALVNIADGKINIHVLMALAAFASIFMGNSLEGGLLLAMFNLAHIAEEHFTSKSMIDVRELKENHPEFALLLETCGDQSAQFANLCYTKVPVHDLEVGSHILVRAGEAVPVDGEVYQGSSTVTIEHLTGETKPLERTVGDAIPGGARNLEGMMIVKVTKSWEDSTLNRIVQLTEEGQLNKPKLQRWLDEFGEHYSRVVVVLSLVVALLGPLLFKWPFFGNSVCRGSIYRGLGLMVAASPCALAVAPLAYATAISSLASKGILLKGGHVLDALSACQSIAFDKTGTLTTGKLMCKAIEPIHGHSDVTNDFSDQACCTPNCESEALAVAAAMEKGTTHPIGRAVLDHSVGKDLPLVAVESFECLPGRGVVATLSGVKAGNNEDELSKASIGSVEYISSLYRSSGESEQIKEAVKASAFGPEFVQAALTVDKKVTLFHFEDEPRSGVCEVISTLRDKAKLRIMMLTGDHESSALRVAKAVCIDEVHCCLKPEDKLNKVKAVSREGGGGLIMVGDGINDAPALAAATVGIVLAQRASATAVAVADVLLLQDNICGVPFCIAKARQTTSLVKQSVALALSCIVFAALPSVLGFLPLWLTVLLHEGGTLLVCLNSIRALNSPTWSWVDDIRQLINSLRKYISSKLQSTSSNYVVDAVPL; translated from the exons ATGCAgctcctcaccgccgcctccgcctccgcctcctccgccgcggcgtcgccgccctccgcgcacctcctccgcctctcgcggccccctcccttcccccacctccgccgccgctgcgctccCCACCTCCCTTCCAAACCCCTCAACCTAGCCGCTaggtcccctctcctcctcgcgcgTCGCTCCTTGCCCTTCGCCCCCCGCGCCCACGGCGATCACCaccacggccaccaccaccaccaccatggccaCGGGCACAGTCATCATCATGGGCCGGAGGTGCACGGGAGTGGCGGGGGCGCGGCGGTCATGCGGGTGGCGAAGGCGATCGGTTGGGCGGACGTCGCCGACGCGCTGCGGGAGCACCTGCAACTCTGCTGCATCTCCCTCGGCCTCCTCCTGATTGCCGCCGCCTGCCCGCACATCCCGGTGCTCAACTCCGTCAGGCGTCTGCAGGATGCGCTAATCGCCGTAGCCTTCCCACTTGTCGGG GTTTCTGCAGCACTTGATGCTCTTGTAAATATTGCAGACGGAAAAATAAATATCCATGTCCTCATGGCCCTGGCAGCATTTGCGTCTATATTCATGGGAAACTCATTGGAGGGCGGTCTGCTTCTTGCAATGTTTAACTTAGCTCATATTG CTGAAGAACACTTTACAAGCAAGTCAATGATAGATGTGAGGGAACTGAAAGAAAATCATCCAGAATTTGCACTATTATTAGAAACATGTGGAGACCAGTCAGCACAGTTTGCAAATTTATGTTACACCAAGGTTCCTGTGCATGACCTGGAAGTGGGTTCTCATATTTTGGTTAGAGCGGGCGAG GCTGTGCCTGTTGATGGAGAAGTTTACCAAGGTTCATCGACAGTTACTATTGAACACCTTACTGGTGAAACAAAACCTCTGGAAAGGACAGTTGGGGATGCTATACCTGGTGGTGCCAGGAACTTGGAAGGAATGATGATTGTGAAG GTCACCAAGTCGTGGGAGGATTCAACACTCAACAGAATCGTCCAGTTGACAGAAGAAGGCCAGCTAAACAAGCCCAAATTGCAAAGATGGCTAGATGAGTTTGGAGAGCACTATAGCAGAGTTGTTGTGGTCCTGTCTTTAGTTGTCGCACTTCTGGGACCATTACTCTTTAAGTGGCCCTTTTTTGGCAACTCAG TTTGTAGGGGCTCAATTTACCGTGGGCTAGGACTTATGGTTGCTGCATCTCCATGTGCATTGGCTGTAGCTCCATTAGCATATGCAACTGCGATCAGTTCTCTTGCAAGCAAG GGAATTTTGTTGAAAGGCGGACATGTGCTGGATGCTCTTTCTGCTTGTCAGTCTATTGCTTTTGACAAGACAGGAACATTAACAACAGGGAAGCTCATGTGCAAAGCTATCGAACCCATTCATGGGCATTCAGATGTGACAAATGATTTTAGTGATCAGGCTTGTTGTACTCCTAACTGTGAAAGTGAAGCTCTAGCTGTTGCTGCAGCTATGGAGAAGGGAACAACTCATCCTATTGGAAG GGCAGTTTTAGATCATTCTGTTGGGAAGGACCTCCCACTGGTTGCTGTAGAAAGCTTTGAGTGCTTACCTGGTAGAGGAGTTGTTGCTACTTTGAGCGGTGTAAAG GCTGGAAACAATGAAGATGAACTTTCTAAGGCATCAATTGGTTCTGTGGAATACATTTCTTCGCTATACAGATCCAGTGGTGAATCTGAGCAGATAAAAGAGGCTGTAAAAGCTTCTGCATTTGGGCCTGAATTTGTCCAGGCTGCTCTAACAGTGGATAAAAAG GTCACCCTTTTTCACTTTGAGGATGAACCCCGTTCTGGTGTATGTGAAGTTATATCTACCTTAAGAGACAAGGCTAAACTTCGCATCATGATGCTTACGGGAGATCATGAATCAAGTGCTCTAAGAGTTGCTAAAGCTGTTTGTATCGACGAAGTTCACTGCTGTTTAAAGCCAGAGGACAAGTTGAATAAAGTAAAAGCAGTTTCAAGGGAGGGAG GTGGAGGTCTAATAATGGTTGGTGATGGCATAAATGATGCACCAGCTCTTGCAGCTGCAACGGTTGGTATAGTTCTAGCCCAGCGTGCCAGTGCAACAGCGGTGGCTGTTGCAGATGTTCTTTTGTTGCAGGATAATATATGTGGGGTGCCATTTTGTATAGCTAAAGCTCGTCAAACAACTTCTTTG GTCAAGCAAAGTGTAGCTCTTGCATTGTCTTGTATTGTTTTTGCGGCACTTCCTTCTGTTTTGGGATTTCTTCCTCTTTGGTTGACG GTGCTGCTTCACGAGGGAGGAACTCTTCTCGTTTGCTTGAACTCAATACGAGCACTCAACAGTCCGACATGGTCTTGGGTAGATGATATTCGGCAACTCATTAATAGCCTAAGAAAGTACATCTCGTCAAAGTTACAGAGTACTTCGTCAAACTATGTAGTTGATGCTGTTCCGTTGTAG
- the LOC136356911 gene encoding probable cadmium/zinc-transporting ATPase HMA1, chloroplastic isoform X2, translated as MQLRFATVPPPPPPLPLSTHRPFPHLRHHRCPRRSPPPATKSSPLLRARRSLPFTPRAHGDHHHGHCHCHHHHNDRHKVGVHGHGAGGGGAAVMRVARAIGWADVADALREHLQVSCISIGLLLVAAACPHMAALNFAKRLQATAIAIALPLVGEPKPRGNHASTP; from the exons ATGCAGCTCCGCTTCGCCACagtgccgccgcccccgccgccgctcccgctctcCACCCACCGTCCGTTCCcccacctccgccaccaccgGTGTCCCCGCAGATCACCGCCTCCAGCCACGAAGTCGTCTCCGCTCCTCCGCGCGCGTCGCTCGTTGCCCTTCACGCCCCGCGCCCACGGCGATCACCACCACGGCCACTgccactgccaccaccaccacaacgaTCGCCACAAGGTGGGCGTGCACGGGCACGGAGCAGGAGGCGGGGGCGCGGCGGTCATGCGCGTGGCGAGGGCGATCGGGTGGGCCGACGTCGCGGACGCGCTGCGCGAGCACCTGCAGGTCAGCTGCATCTccatcggcctcctcctggtcgccgccgcgtgcCCGCACATGGCGGCGCTCAACTTCGCCAAGCGTTTGCAGGCAacggccatcgccatcgccttgCCTCTCGTCGGG GAGCCTAAACCACGGGGAAACCATGCATCAACACCGTGA
- the LOC136356911 gene encoding probable cadmium/zinc-transporting ATPase HMA1, chloroplastic isoform X1: protein MQLRFATVPPPPPPLPLSTHRPFPHLRHHRCPRRSPPPATKSSPLLRARRSLPFTPRAHGDHHHGHCHCHHHHNDRHKVGVHGHGAGGGGAAVMRVARAIGWADVADALREHLQVSCISIGLLLVAAACPHMAALNFAKRLQATAIAIALPLVGDWKYAWCLHLQGKMKPPLVQRNFMGILEEMTRFL, encoded by the exons ATGCAGCTCCGCTTCGCCACagtgccgccgcccccgccgccgctcccgctctcCACCCACCGTCCGTTCCcccacctccgccaccaccgGTGTCCCCGCAGATCACCGCCTCCAGCCACGAAGTCGTCTCCGCTCCTCCGCGCGCGTCGCTCGTTGCCCTTCACGCCCCGCGCCCACGGCGATCACCACCACGGCCACTgccactgccaccaccaccacaacgaTCGCCACAAGGTGGGCGTGCACGGGCACGGAGCAGGAGGCGGGGGCGCGGCGGTCATGCGCGTGGCGAGGGCGATCGGGTGGGCCGACGTCGCGGACGCGCTGCGCGAGCACCTGCAGGTCAGCTGCATCTccatcggcctcctcctggtcgccgccgcgtgcCCGCACATGGCGGCGCTCAACTTCGCCAAGCGTTTGCAGGCAacggccatcgccatcgccttgCCTCTCGTCGGG GATTGGAAGTATGCTTGGTGCTTACACCTTCAAG GGAAAATGAAGCCTCCTTTAGTACAGAGGAATTTCATGGGAATTTTGGAAGAAATGACCCGTTTCCTGTGA
- the LOC4341903 gene encoding pentatricopeptide repeat-containing protein At5g65560, with the protein MRRLPPLAPSATSSAAAAPSTSTPDVVAELGRILSTRRWNKGRAYKRLAPSVTAAHVADLFRADSTAPEPATALAFFEWLARRDGFRHTADSHAALLHLLSRRRAPAQYERLVVSMLNCSDTAEDMRVSADAIQAIRRTGSARLALSPKCYNFALRSLARFDMTEYMGRVYSQLVQDGLLPDTVTYNTMIKSYCKEGDLTTAHRYFRLLLEGGLEPETFTCNALVLGYCRTGELRKACWLFLMMPLMGCQRNEYSYTILIQGLCDAKCVRKALVLFLMMKRDGCSPNVRAFTFLISGLCKSGRVGDARLLFDAMPQNGVVPSVMTYNAMIVGYSKLGRMNDALKIKELMEKNGCHPDDWTYNTLIYGLCDQKTEEAEELLNNAVKEGFTPTVVTFTNLINGYCMAEKFDDALRMKNKMMSSKCKLDLQVFGKLINSLIKKDRLKEAKELLNEISANGLVPNVITYTSIIDGYCKSGKVDIALEVLKMMERDGCQPNAWTYNSLMYGLVKDKKLHKAMALLTKMQKDGIIPNVITYTTLLQGQCDEHDFDNAFRLFEMMEQNGLKPDEHAYAVLTDALCKAGRAEEAYSFIVRKGVALTKVYYTTLIDGFSKAGNTDFAATLIERMIDEGCTPDSYTYSVLLHALCKQKRLNEALPILDQMSLRGIKCTIFAYTILIDEMLREGKHDHAKRMYNEMTSSGHKPSATTYTVFINSYCKEGRLEDAEDLILKMEREGVAPDVVTYNILIDGCGHMGYIDRAFSTLKRMVGASCEPNYWTYCLLLKHLLKGNLAYVRSVDTSGMWNLIELDITWQLLERMVKHGLNPTVTTYSSLIAGFCKAGRLEEACLLLDHMCGKGLSPNEDIYTLLIKCCCDTKFFEKALSFVSIMSECGFQPQLESYRLLVVGLCNEGDFEKVKSLFCDLLELGYNHDEVAWKILNDGLLKAGYVDICFQMLSIMEKRYCCISSQTYALVTNKMHEVSSSLVSEVREEAR; encoded by the coding sequence atgcgccgcctcccgcccctGGCCCcgtccgccacctcctccgccgccgccgctccatccACCTCCACCCCGGACGTCGTCGCGGAGCTCGGCCGCATCCTCTCCACCCGTCGCTGGAACAAGGGCCGCGCGTACAAGCGCCTCGCcccctccgtcaccgccgcgCACGTCGCCGACCTCTTCCGCGCGGACTCCACAGCCCCCGAgcccgccaccgccctcgcctTCTTCGAGTGGCTCGCCCGCCGCGATGGGTTCCGCCACACCGCCGACTCCCACGCGGCGCTCCTCCACCTCCTGTCGCGCCGACGCGCCCCCGCGCAGTACGAGAGGCTCGTCGTGTCCATGCTCAATTGCTCCGACACCGCGGAGGACATGCGCGTCTCGGCCGACGCCATTCAGGCAATCCGTCGAACGGGTAGCGCGCGCCTTGCGCTGTCCCCGAAGTGCTACAACTTCGCCCTTCGATCGCTGGCGCGGTTCGACATGACGGAGTATATGGGGAGGGTGTACTCGCAGCTTGTTCAGGATGGTCTGTTGCCGGACACAGTGACGTACAATACCATGATTAAGTCATACTGCAAGGAAGGTGATCTCACCACCGCGCACCGGTATTTCAGGCTGTTGCTGGAGGGTGGGTTGGAACCAGAGACGTTCACATGTAATGCATTGGTGTTGGGTTACTGCCGAACGGGTGAATTGAGGAAGGCTTGCTGGCTATTCCTGATGATGCCGCTGATGGGTTGCCAGAGAAATGAGTACTCCTACACCATTTTAATTCAGGGGCTCTGTGATGCTAAATGTGTAAGGAAGGCACTTGTGCTGTTCTTGATGATGAAGAGAGATGGCTGCTCTCCAAATGTGCGCGCTTTTACATTCTTGATCAGCGGACTTTGCAAGTCAGGTAGGGTTGGCGATGCCAGGTTGTTGTTTGATGCAATGCCCCAGAATGGTGTTGTTCCAAGTGTTATGACATACAATGCAATGATTGTTGGGTACTCTAAGTTAGGTAGGATGAATGATGCATTGAAGATTAAGGAGCTGATGGAAAAAAATGGCTGCCACCCAGATGATTGGACATACAACACTTTGATTTATGGCCTATGTGACCAAAAGACAGAAGAAGCTGAAGAATTGCTGAATAATGCTGTTAAGGAAGGTTTTACACCTACAGTTGTTACATTCACTAACTTGATCAATGGGTATTGCATGGCTGAAAAATTTGATGATGCACTCAGGATGAAGAATAAGATGATGTCAAGCAAGTGTAAACTTGATTTACAAGTTTTTGGAAAGCTGATAAATAGCCTCATTAAGAAGGATAGGCTAAAAGAGGCTAAAGAACTGTTGAACGAAATTTCTGCAAATGGTTTAGTCCCAAATGTCATCACCTACACATCTATAATTGATGGGTATTGCAAGAGTGGGAAGGTTGATATTGCGCTAGAGGTCTTGAAGATGATGGAACGTGATGGTTGCCAGCCAAATGCCTGGACCTACAATTCTCTGATGTATGGGTTAGTTAAGGATAAGAAACTACATAAGGCAATGGCTCTATTAACTAAGATGCAAAAAGACGGGATAATTCCTAATGTTATCACCTACACCACTTTACTTCAAGGTCAGTGCGATGAACATGATTTCGATAATGCTTTCAGGTTATTTGAAATGATGGAGCAGAATGGTTTGAAGCCTGATGAGCATGCATATGCTGTGTTAACTGATGCACTGTGTAAAGCTGGAAGAGCTGAAGAAGCTTATTCATTTATTGTTAGAAAAGGAGTAGCTCTAACAAAGGTATACTATACTACTTTAATTGATGGTTTCAGTAAGGCAGGCAATACTGACTTTGCTGCGACCCTTATAGAGAGGATGATTGATGAGGGTTGCACACCAGATTCATACACGTACAGTGTACTGCTGCATGCTTTATGCAAACAAAAAAGGCTGAATGAAGCTCTGCCAATACTGGATCAGATGTCTCTCAGGGGAATAAAGTGTACCATTTTTGCCTACACAATACTAATTGATGAAATGCTCAGGGAAGGAAAGCATGACCATGCTAAAAGGATGTACAATGAAATGACTTCATCAGGACATAAGCCTAGTGCTACCACATATACTGTATTCATTAACTCATACTGCAAGGAAGGTCGACTGGAGGATGCTGAGGATTTAATCTTGAAAATGGAAAGAGAAGGTGTTGCCCCTGATGTGGTGACCTACAACATACTCATTGATGGCTGTGGGCATATGGGGTATATAGATCGTGCATTTTCTACTCTGAAGCGCATGGTGGGTGCATCATGTGAGCCAAATTACTGGACCTATTGTCTTTTGCTCAAGCATCTTCTAAAGGGCAATCTGGCTTATGTTCGTTCTGTAGATACTTCTGGCATGTGGAACTTGATAGAGTTGGATATTACCTGGCAACTTCTTGAAAGGATGGTGAAGCATGGACTAAATCCCACCGTAACGACATACAGTTCTCTCATTGCAGGATTCTGCAAAGCTGGACGTCTTGAAGAAGCATGCCTTCTTCTAGATCATATGTGCGGAAAAGGTCTATCTCCCAATGAAGACATATACACATTGCTTATCAAGTGCTGTTGCGATACCAAGTTCTTTGAAAAGGCTTTGTCGTTTGTTAGCATCATGTCAGAATGTGGCTTTCAACCTCAACTCGAGTCCTACAGGCTTCTTGTGGTAGGCCTTTGTAATGAAGGAGACTTTGAGAAGGTTAAATCTCTGTTCTGTGACTTGCTTGAACTGGGCTATAATCATGATGAGGTTGCATGGAAAATTCTAAATGATGGTTTGCTCAAAGCTGGCTATGTTGATATATGTTTCCAGATGCTGTCCATTATGGAGAAAAGATACTGTTGCATTAGTTCTCAAACATATGCATTGGTGACAAATAAAATGCATGAAGTATCCAGTAGCCTTGTTAGTGAAGTCAGAGAAGAAGCTAGGTGA